In the Arachis ipaensis cultivar K30076 chromosome B04, Araip1.1, whole genome shotgun sequence genome, ATGCAACAAAATTATGGTGACAAAAAAGATGCACCTACATACCCTTTTTCATCAATGTATTGAAACTCTCCAATCTCTTCAATAGCATCTATATCACATTGAAATTCCTCAAATACCCTCAGAGGTCCATGAGTTAGAAGATGTTCCAGTAATATTAGAGCCTTGTATGAGGCTCTCCAATAGCCTTTATTAAATTTCAACAATCTGTTTTCTCccattaaaaaaaatgaagattATACTATGAAGAATGTTAATATAGTCTTTGAGAACAGAACATAGCAAAATCATTAATCAAATCAACAGAGTCGAACCTGCAATGTAAAATCTCCACAACTCTATAGTATTCATCAACTTCAAAAGCTGCACGTGAAATCACTTGCATGATACGAGTATCTGGTGGCCATGGATTTCCATTTGTGGCTTCTTCTGTCATTCTTAGTTAATCAATGTGGAACACATCAAAAGTTAAAATTCTATCAATATTGTTGCTAAAATGAATCAAATGATAAAGTGCATAAAGTTTAGCATGTTCTTGTGAGTGTAAAAGGTTTATATTGCTCCAACAttattaaagaatgtcataatcATGTGAGAAGGATTTTAAGGTTTGTTTGAATTAATTATCAACATTGTTAAAGGATGATTTAGTTGAGatgaaaaattaagaaaataaaatggaAAACTTACAATTCTATAGGTGTAACATCTGTGAGAACAAGCCTAGCACTTTTAATCTTCTCTTTGAAGAAGTGAGAAGCTTGCCTTTTGATTTCATGAATAAGAGGAGAGGTCATAATTGCAGGCTTCCGTGGATGAATATTTTTGGGTAATGGTGATGAAGAATGAATTTATGTTTTGtttcttatattatatatttCGTGTTCCTTATCTATATACGTAAGAAATGCAACTGCTCCATTAACAAAAGGCagtaatttttttttcctttctgaaAGTGGATTTGCATACGTAATGAAAGGGTTGAATAAGCTTAAATTTTGTGAATAAGAAAGGATGAGGATTGAGGGAAAAGGTAACAAGATAATTGAAAGGCAAGTTTTCCTAAAGCATCTTGTCTTTAAGGTTATGTCGTTTAGAAGAGTGCCTTGAGATACCTAACAAAGGTTCAAGAAATTTgaccaaaaagaaggaagacttGCAGAAGCTGTTCATCACAATTTCTTAATGTACAATAAGGTCATCACGTATGGTTTAAAATCCGCTCCATGTTTTAAAGCTGGCACAAAACTAGTGGCTGTAAaatgtgacaaaaaaaaaaacccgaAAATCATCTTCGAGAAGAAACTGTGTTAATATTCAGAATTGATTGTTAGTTAACAAAAGAATCACTCGAAATATTTTGCTAGTGAAAGCTTGGGAGTTGTGGGATATACAAAGGTGGTAGCTTCTTTTAATTCACATAGCTCGGTTTTACCAAACCAGAAGTAAAAAATCTACACATCTAAGAGAGACGTCCTAGAAGAATCAACATTTAACAGTGTCAGATAATGGCATAATGGTTTTCAAATTGCAATGAGGACATGAAAATTTTATCTATAGaacattttgattataaatatattACAAGTACAAACTCACGTGATAATAACCCTTTTCGTTTTCCCATTCAATAGTAACATGAATTGTTAAATATATCTACCCAGTACGCAACAGCAAAATGAGCCAGAGTCTCCATGACCCCAATCTAATAGGTAAAAATCCTGAGGGTTATGGTTAGTCCTAAaacttaaatattgcattctgtTCTTTGTTCTTCAAGGTCAAGCATGGAAGTATAATATGCTCTCCCAGAAAAGGGGTCACTCTTCTTTTGATAATAAAATGCCGCTATTCTTCCCGGTTAAAATCGATCATCAAAGCTTAGGTAGAACCAGAAATTCTCCACATACCAGTCCTGTATCCCGCAGACATGAGCACAAGCTCCCAAAGCATGTTAGGTATGCTCATAAGATTTACCTTGGATCCTGGAATTTCAGACCAATTCACAGAAATTTCTGAAATTGGGATCCTAAACCATTTGCACAGAAAGACTAATTCAACATCAAAACACCACCTGCAGAGAATGACAAGGGTATTATAGAAAATTATAAAACTTTTTGCCATATAGCCATTCAGGGTATACATACACAAAAAGATTGGATGACCAAAACTTGAACTAAAAACATAACACGTTGTGTATTGGTCTGTGAATCTTAAGAGAATTGCTTTCTAAATTTAAGAAATTATTTCATTCCATGGAGTTCTAGAGAAAATCACCTTCTCAAGCGGACATTTGAAAAAAGCCTCCTTGCTGCTGCCCTAGTAAACATTTTGAAACCACACTGTGGATGTAGAAAGTTAAGGTTAGACACTAAAAAATATTCTCATATATGCATCATGGAACAACATCTAATGCACATGCTAAAACACAAGGGATAAGTGAatccaaaaagacaaaaatcAAGCTTTGGTCACTATTTATACAAAAGAAATTTGCTAGTCACAAGAGTACCATATTAGAGTgcatgataaaataaataaataaagtaggAAATTACCTGTGTATCACGAACTCCTGGACCAGCAGCCAAGAGAACCACAAGATGGAACCCCTTCATCAAAAAATTGCGGTACCACTTTCGCTGTAAAAATGTTATGTTACATGGTTCAACCGAGATAATCCACACATATATGGcaagaacataaaaaataaataataaataaaagagaaatttaACACGAAAGCCAACTCACTGTAGCCAAAGCCTTCTCTTCAAGATGAGCTCGTGAACCAAATGCAGCAACAGGAATATCAGATACTCTAAAGGTTGGATCACTAGGGCTTGATTTTCCTTGTTGAAATTGCTTTTTAGCAATAACTTGAATCTAATGGCCAAACATAATACATATAAACATTTGGCCAAGAGAttaaaaccaaaattaaaacATCTATAAACTGCATATGATAGCATTTCATTAACCTGATTTTCAAGCTTTTCTAGGTCGGTGACTTTAGTTGCTCCATCAGCATCAAGCATAAGAATTAGCTCACCACGTGAATGCAGAATTCCCTGTAATGCAATGCTttcaagaaacaaagaaagcccTAATTAATCATCAACAACATTATGACAGCAATTTCAATACAATGAGTAGATTTTAACGTGTTACTGTTAAAATTAGACTCACTTTTCT is a window encoding:
- the LOC107635675 gene encoding epsin-3 produces the protein MTSPLIHEIKRQASHFFKEKIKSARLVLTDVTPIELMTEEATNGNPWPPDTRIMQVISRAAFEVDEYYRVVEILHCRLLKFNKGYWRASYKALILLEHLLTHGPLRVFEEFQCDIDAIEEIGEFQYIDEKGFNWGLSVRKLSERILKLLRSKEFYKEERARARELSRGIQGFGSFNRQSSVIDEGMNDLSSKIYYGRCNSNYEEYGFASFGREQNALDGNKRDNQVHENKDSKLLEDNMKEHPFIMDQEKLTSASLLSIVQ
- the LOC107635673 gene encoding dolichyl-phosphate beta-glucosyltransferase isoform X1; translation: MEEYMYLLVNFFLIAVVGFIFVVIVEAYRRRNNHLHVEVPAIFEDPNSLKQVPCPHVVDPAEKYMSLIIPAFNEEHRLPGALEETMNYLQQRASKDPSFSYEVVIIDDGSADGTKRVAFEFVRKYTVDKVRVILLGRNHGKGEAIRKGILHSRGELILMLDADGATKVTDLEKLENQIQVIAKKQFQQGKSSPSDPTFRVSDIPVAAFGSRAHLEEKALATRKWYRNFLMKGFHLVVLLAAGPGVRDTQCGFKMFTRAAARRLFSNVRLRRWCFDVELVFLCKWFRIPISEISVNWSEIPGSKVNLMSIPNMLWELVLMSAGYRTGMWRISGST
- the LOC107635673 gene encoding dolichyl-phosphate beta-glucosyltransferase isoform X2, which produces MSLIIPAFNEEHRLPGALEETMNYLQQRASKDPSFSYEVVIIDDGSADGTKRVAFEFVRKYTVDKVRVILLGRNHGKGEAIRKGILHSRGELILMLDADGATKVTDLEKLENQIQVIAKKQFQQGKSSPSDPTFRVSDIPVAAFGSRAHLEEKALATRKWYRNFLMKGFHLVVLLAAGPGVRDTQCGFKMFTRAAARRLFSNVRLRRWCFDVELVFLCKWFRIPISEISVNWSEIPGSKVNLMSIPNMLWELVLMSAGYRTGMWRISGST